The DNA segment GGATTCACATAGAGTGACTTTGAGAGAATCCCATGAGCAGCTAAAGAAAGTACGAGTACGATCGAGCGGTATAAGTAGGATAATCGGTGATATACGGGATCAACGTACAAGAAAGATGATGTAAAAAGATATCCTGCGATAAACACATGTAAGTGAATAAACAAAAATACGATCAGGTTTTCATGCATCGCTTGATAAAGGTCTGTTCGATATAAGATCCAAAGGCCCCCTACATTTAAAAGAGTCGTAAAAATAGGATGAGTGACCAGGTGACCAAACCAACTTCTGAACAAACGAGTAACCACTCTTGCGGAAGTAACTGGTAACGTGCGTAATAACAGCGTGATGGGTGCAGCGATAACAAAAAAGAGTGGTGCAAGCATGCCAAGCAGAAGATGGGTAATCATATGAGCAGGGAACCAGGAATGAGCAAAATGAGCGAGTGGCCCAAACACTGAAACCAAGCCACATAGTCCGCCTATCAGCAAAAAAATAATCCGACGTAGGGGCCACTTCCGATAGGATTGATTTGAGATGACAACTGCAATAATATAGGTAGCAACTAGTGCGAAAAAGAACAGGAACAAAAGGAATGAGCCAATCAACGGATTAAACATGACTAGCTCTCTTTTTATGGCGTAGTACTAAGAAAAGACCAACAGCGATCATAACGATAGCGAAAGCATTCCAAACAAGATCATAAATCCACACATTTTCAACGTAACGAATTTGGTGGATCCGCATCCATTTATGCTGGATGAGCCCATCATATAATTGAAACCCTCCCGAACTGAGGAGTGAGCCGCCCCACCACATAAATGGGATGTATGACTGTCGTCGCTTTAAATCGGCCAACAAAAATAAAGAAGCAATGGTAGCAAACCAACTAAACGCATGAAACAAGCCATCCGAAATCAGTCCAATATCCGTTGTCGCTAAATCATAAAAATGATGCCAGCGTAATAACTGGTGAAACACTACCTCATCCACAAAAGCCGCCATTCCCACTCCAAACAAAATTCCTGATAACATGTTGCGTCTTGAATAGTTGATGCGATTATGTAAGTCCGAAGCCAAAGTACCCCTCCACGAGTTACGTCATATACGACAGTATCCCCCTGGGAGAGTGGGATCAAACCTTTCTTATATTCAGTCGAAAGTCGGAGTGGATATCATCCCTAAGCCATGAGAATTTTCTCGTTATGTTTACTATGATGGAGGTAGGAGTAAAAGGAATAGGGTCAAGAGTGATATCTTATTATTTAACCGTTTAACCTCTGGTAAAAGGGGAATATTAAATAAACATTTGTTTAACTAAAATTAAAGGATGGATGCATCATGCTATACCTACTTGCGATCATTTTGCCACCTGTGGCAGTGCTATTTGTAGGCAGGCCGTTTCAGGCGATCATTAATTTAATCCTAACGCTCATCTTCTGGGTACCTGGTGTCATTCATGCGTGTTTGCTTGTTGCAGATAAGAAGGCAGATCAAAGGGCGAAAAAGTATGGAAGCCATAGATAATGAATAAAGGAGTGACGATCCATATAGATCGTTGCTTTTTTTTATGGGAATTTCCAGTTGTATAAAGAACATGTGTTCGGGTATACTACCTACTATAAGGTGGGATCACGAATGATTAGAGAAGACATGTATCCATTGGTCAATCGATATATTGTGTGTGCAACTGCACGGAATGTGATTGAGCGGCATTTGCGGAAGATGCCAACAGAGCGTTTACGAATGATGTCTTATGAGCTTGGTAAGGAACTACATGAGTTAAAAAAAGAAATGCATAAGCAGCAAGTAAAGCTGGCAAAGGTCCCACCCTCAAGCTCGGATTTTTATGGATACACTCTTTATCACAAAGGATGGCGATCAGAGCATCAAGTCCTCAAAGCCATTATTCAACAGGAAGTTGAGGAGCTATTAGACGAACTGAAGTTGAAGACCGTCTCCAAGCGTTGAGCTATGCAGGAGTGTTCCATTTGGTCCCTTATAAAGTAATAGATTACAATAAATAGTGTGTGAAATTTATACAAAGAATCCTGTTTATTTTAGGAAGTTAATCAGTCGGATTTTAATAAAAATTGAAAGGTCGATTACATGAATGAGTTAACTAATCAAAAAAACTTTTATTTAATAAGAACGTCAATGTATTTGTTACTTATCGTGTTATTTATGCTTGGTTTTTTTGAGAGGTTTGCGCCAGCTGCTTTTGCTAGTGATTTAATGAATGAGTTTAAGATTAGCGGTGGTGCATTAGGATCTATTACAGCCGTATATTTTATTACCTATACAGTGTTACAAATACCTGCAGGAATTTTATCTGACAGGATAGGTCCAAGAATAATTATTGGAACTGGAGCCATAATTGCAGGACTAGGTTCTTTAATCTTCAGTGTATCCCCTACGGTGTTCCTCATAAGTTTGGGGAGATTTTTAGTAGGTCTTGGTGGAGCTACAGTGTTTGTTGGCATAATGAAGTTCAACACACAATGGTTTGATAAACGTAACTATGGGATGATAAGTGGTATTACTTTACTATTGGGGAATCTTGGAGCAGCAATTAGTGCAGGCCCTCTAGCTATTTTATTGGAGTACGTTACTTGGAGAAGCACCTTTGGTACAACAGGCTTACTATCTATTTTGTTAGGAACACTCATATTCTTTTATATCAAAAATAAGCCTATTGAAGCTGGATTTACTATTGATCTAAAAGAATCAATTGAAACAAAAGAAAAGAGAATTCAGGAAAAATGGTATGTAGAATTATATCAAGTTACAATAAACAAACATATTTGGCCCATTTTTTTAGCGAGCATTGGAACTAACGCAACGTTTTATGCTTTTGCAGGTCTATGGGGAATTCCGTTACTTACAGATAGCTTCGCACTATCAAATAACCAGGCTTCTTTATATACAACAATTGGTTTGGCTGCATATGGTCTTGCATCTGTCGCCATTGGCTGGTGGTCCGATAAAGTAGGCTTAAGAAAACCATTTATCTTAGCAAGTTCACTTCTTTCAGCCCTTGGTTGGCTATGTCTAATAGTTTTACCCTGGGAACCAGGATGGCTTGGACTAATCTTATATACGATCATTGGGTTAACTGCTGCACAAATGGTTGTATCTTTCGCAGCAGTCAAAGAACTTGTTCCTTCTCGTGTAGCCGGAATGGCCTTGGCATTAGTTAATACCGGTGTGTTTCTAGCCGTAAGTTTAATTCAACCCTTGTTCGGGTGGGTTCTCGATATTAGCTCAAGAGATAGTGTTACAGTTGATCTTATTAGTTATACATTCGAAAACTATAGCTATGGCTTATGGCTTACATTTATTATTAGTTTCGTAGGCTTGATCGCCTCTATATTTGTTAAAGAGACTTACTGTGGTGAGAATACATGAATAATTATTAACAAGACTTTAGCTTATCTTATAAAAGATGCTAAAGTCTTGTTAATTCTCTTGAAAACCTAGCTACTTGGGTCTATTTAAAATGTAAAGTCTCGAGAAGTGAATAATTTGACTTCAGATTATTGACCTACTAAAGGATAATTGATACTTTCTTACAACGTATCGTTCCTTAGATAAACTTCGCAAGCATGAAAGTCAAGTGCTGTAAGTTAGATGGCGTTCTCAAATACTGTTCGATCTGCTTCAGTTACAAGATCTTCATCCATTGTATATTGAACACTAGCCACTCCATTGACGATGGATTCGTCAACAATTTCGATTCCTTCAACAATAGGTGAAGAGTAGAATGCTTCTGCAGAATCGATTGAACGTATAGCTTCTACTGTATCTGGAGAAGATAGAGCTTCACCATTTTCATCTACAACATCCTCATCATCATAAATGGTGTAGTATCCGCGTGAAAGCCCTCAACGTCAGATCTAAAATTAACCCTTATCAACGTGGAGGAACCACCAATTTTAAAACTAAAAAGTCAAAAAGATTAATTTTTTCTAGGATGTCTTTTTCCGATTTATTTATGAAAAGAAGGTATAGTATAAACTATAGATAAAAGAACAATGAAACATGTATTTCATTGTCCTTTCTAATTATTCTTTGACTGCAGCTTATGTAATTTTGAAACAAAATTTATTAAGCATTTATACCTTTCAAATCAGCTAATTTTGTGAGTGCGGATTGATTTTATCGATTATATCCAAAATTTAAGGGTTTACATTTTCAAAATCAAAATCTATAATATTGTTATTATTAGTCTATCCGGAAGACAATATAATTTTTCTTTTTAGAAATAATTAAATATATTAGGCGTGTGACTGGTCATGCAGGCAAGGCCTAGATAGAAACTCTTGTATCTTTTTTTCTACAAGGGAAACTCTATCTAGGCCTTTTTTATTGCCAATTTTCACCCCAAGGAGGGCTAGAGTACTATGAATTATCAACAAATTGGACAAGACATATTACTTCATGTAGGCGGAGAAGAGAATATTCAAAACTTATATCATTGTTCCACTAGGCTTAGATTTACTTTGAAAGATAGTTCTTTGGTTGACAAAGACAAGCTCGAAACAGTATCTGGAGTAATAAGCGTTGTCCAAAATGATAAAAATCTACAAGTGATTGTCGGCAGTAATGTTGGTTATGTTTTTAGAGAAATCCAACATTTAGCAAGTTGGGACTTCGATAGTTCTACATCTGAAAAATCGGAAGAAAAAGGCAAAAAAAGATTTTCTATCGGTCAGTTCTTTGATTTAATCGCTGGTATTTTCCAACCGATCGTACCTGTAATTGCAGGAGCAGGTATGTTAAAAGTTGTTTTACTGCTTTTAACAATGACAAATATACTTTCTACGGAAGAACAAACATATATCATACTTAATAATATCGCTGATGCTGGATTTTATTTCTTACCAATACTAATCGCCTACTCTTCAGCTATTAAGTTTAAGGTAAATCCACCATTAGCCATTGTTGCAAGTGCAGTACTGCTACATCCCAATATGACGGCACTGTTTAACTCTGGAGATCCTTTAGCGTTATTCTCTATCCCGCTAACTCCTGCAAATTATGGGGGACAAGTTGTACCAATCATTTTGATTGTATGGTTTATGTCTTATATAGGTAAGTTTGCTGAGCGAGTGTCACCAGGCCCAGTTAAAATTTTCTTAACTCCATTAATCATTATCTTGATTACTGGTCCAATAGCTCTTCTTGCGCTAGGTCCAATTGGAGTTTTCTTAGGTAATGGCTTAACATCAGGTATTTTATTTATCCAAGAACAAGTTGGTTTTGTAGCTATTGTCATTCTTGCAGTGTTGATGCCAATTATAGTTTCATTAGGTATTCATAAAGTATTTATACCAGTCATGATTTCGTCAATTGCTAATCCTGGATACGACATGTTAATCCTAGTTGCGCATTTATGTTCAAATTTTGCTCAAAGTGCTTCTTCTTTCGCAGTAGCACTTAGATCTAAGAATAAGAAAATGAAACAAATCGCTTTGTCTGCGGGTATTGCGGCATCATTCGGGATTACTGAACCTGCAATTTATGGTGTCACAATGAAGTTAAAAAAACCACTATACGCCGCCATGATTGGAGCAGGTATCGCTGCAGTGTTTGCTGGATTATTTGAATTAAAAGCCTACGTTACAGTAGGTCCGGGATTGGCTTCACTTCCTATGTTCATTGGTGAAGGGAACAACTTCCTAATTGCCATTATTACTCTAGCCATCTCCTTTGTAGCAACTTTTATATTTGCCTATATTATCGGCTTTGATGATCCAGTTTCCGATGAAAATGGAAAAGTTACTGATTCTAAACCAGAGAAGAATCTTAGTCAGTCTAAGGAAGGTACACTTTTAGCACCAATGAATGCGGATGTGATTGCTCTAAGTGAAGTCCAAGATGAAGTATTTTCTAGTGAGATGATGGGAAAAGGAATTGCACTTAAACCTAAAGAGTCTCTATTAACCTCTCCAGTAAATGGTACTGTCGCTGCTCTTTATGAGAGTAAACATGCTATAGGTATCGTGTCAGATGAAGGGATTGAACTATTAATTCATATAGGAATTGATACTGTGACTATGAAAGGTGAAGGCTTTGAAGCGTTCGTAAGTAATGGAGATCGTGTAGTCATTGGAGACAAGCTCATTAAATTTGATGAATCTTTAATCTTAAGTAAGGGATTAGACTCGACAACAATGATGATCATAACCAATACAATAGACTATGAGCATATTGAGGTTATTTCCTTAGGAGAAGTTAAGAATGGTGAACCATTGATTAAAGTAGAAAAAGGAGAATCAGAATGAAAAACTTGAATAATAAGACGTTCCCAGAGAATTTTTATTGGGGTGGAGCTACAGCTGCTAATCAAATCGAGGGTGCTTGGAGAGAAGATGGCAAAGGGGTAAGTACATTAGATATGTATACAGGTGGTTCATTAAACCAAAAACGCAAAATCACATTGGAATTAGATTCAAATGAGCGTTACCCTACTCACGAAGCAATTGATTTTTATCATACCTATAAAGAAGATATTAAGCTGTTTGCTGAATTAGGCTTTAAAATGTTTCGCCTCTCAATCAACTGGACACGCATTTTTCCGAATGGCGATGAACTGGAACCAAACGAAGAAGGGTTAGCTTTTTATGATAACGTCTTTTCTGAATTGAAAAAGTACAATATCGAACCTTTAGTTACAATTGCACACTATGAGTTTCCTTTCCATCTATCTAAAACAATAAATGGTTGGGCTAGCAGACAGATGATTGATCATTATGTTCGTTACTCCGAGGTGCTATTTAACCGATATAAGAATGATGTTAAGTATTGGATTCCTTTTAATGAAATGAATTGCTTAACTTTATCTCAGAAAGCTTATCAAGCAGGTGGAATTATATACGATGAAAGTGGAGAATTAATTAATCTTACAAAAGATAACGCACAATTAAGATTCCAAGCACTACATCATCAATTTGTTGCGAATGCACTAGTTGTTAAAAAAGGGCGAGAAATTAATCCAGATTTTCAATTTGGGTCAATGATCACCCATCTAACATTCTATCCACTCACCTGCAATCCAGCTGATATTATTCTTGCTACTCGAGAAATGCAAATGAAAGTGTATTACTGTGCTGATGTTCTCCATAGAGGAACATATCCATCTTATGCAGCTCATTATTTTAAAGAAGAAGGCATTGAAATTAAGACAGAAAAAGAAGATGAAATGCTTCTTAAAGAAAATACCGTTGATTACTGCTCATTTAGTTACTATATGTCTGTATGTGTTAGTGCCGATCCAAATCAAGAGCAAACAGGTGGAAATCTGCTAGGTGGCGTTAAAAATCCTTATTTAGTTGAAAGTGAATGGAAATGGCAAATTGATCCGATTGGATTACGCTATACACTTCACACGCTAAATGATCGTTATCAAGTACCATTAATGATTGTCGAGAATGGACTTGGAGCTTCAGATGAAGTGGACGAGCTTGGAGAAATAAATGATGACTATCGAATTGATTACTTTAGAAGCCACATTAAAGAGATGCATCAAGCCATTGAAGAAGGGGTTCCTCTTATCGCTTATACTTCGTGGGCTTGCATTGATTCTGTTTCACTTGGAACAGGTGAAATGAAAAAACGCTATGGCTTTATCTACGTTGATAAGCAAGATGATGGAACTGGATCAATGAAACGGATGAAAAAGAAATCCTTTGATTGGTATAAGAATGTCATTGCAACAAACGGAGCACAATTATAAGAAAACAGGGTCTGCATTTGCAGACCCTCTCTTTAAAAAGGGGAAATTCCTATGAAAGTAATTAAGGTCTTGAATACTAATCTTGTGTTTGCTGAAAACGAAAAAAAAGAAGATGTTATCTTGATGGGAAAAGGTATTGGCTTTAATAATAAAGCAGGAAATATTATTCCCGCAGAACAAATTGAGAAATTATATGTGTTGGAAGATCAAGCTATTTTAAAAGACCTTGTTAAGTTAATGGAGGAAACCCCTCCAGAATATTTATTACTAACACGTTCCATAGTAAAGATGGCCGAAGAAACTTTAGGAAAGAAGTTATTTGAATCCATATTTATTACACTTACAGATCACTTGCATCTAGCGGTTATACGAAATGAATCAGGAGTATTAATTCAAAACAGGTTATTGTGGGAAATACGTAAATTTTACCCTCAGGAGTTTCAGGTTGGTTTAAAATCACTTGAAAAGATTAAAGAAAAAATTAATGTTGAGTTACCAGAAGCAGAGGCCGGTAATATAGCATTTCATCTTGTTAATGCTCAAAACTATGAAGGCAAGATTGAAGACGTCGTTTTTATGACTAATTTAGTTAAAGATGTGTTAAAGATTATTAATCATCACTATTCTATTGAGCTAGACACTGATTCCTTAAATTATTCTCGGTTTGTGACTCATCTACAGTTTTTAGCTCAAAGGTTAATTGATAAAAGACCTTTAGAGTCAGAAGATCATTTTTTATACGATAATATTAAGAATACGTTTGAATCTGAATATCAGTGTACAATGATATTAAGGTCATACATTGAAAAAGTAAGCAAAGTGAAGATGACAAAAGAAGAAGAAATTTATCTAACCATTCATATTAGTCGGTTACTTCATTAAATATAAATATTTATTTCTAGATACCGCCTACACCCCTAGTTGAGCGGTATCTTTTAGTAAAGAGTTCGTATAACACGTTTTCACTAATGATTCTGTAAGGAAGTATTAGTAAAACTTATTTACATAAATAAAAAACACTATTCAATTATAAGTATAACTATTACTTAATACTGAACAGTAATTTTTTTAATTGCTCGTTACCTCTTTACTTCTTAATACATGTGCATAATAGTGAATATTCCCCCATACAGATTGTATTTCCCATTTATTTATCGAACGTCTATGACGAGCTGACCGAGTATGTTGAATCTCTTCCGGAAAACACCTGGCTATTTCCTAGCAGAAAAGGTAACGCGCCGATCTCCAGGGTTCAAGCATATCGCAAATTGATTAAGGCGGGGGATATGGCCGACATTCAGGTAGGAATTGGAACGCATACGATGCGTAAAACATTTGGCTATTGGCATTATAAGCAAAAAAACTGAAAGAAATTAGAAGCTCACTTTAATTGATGATACCTCTTTGAAAATCCCCCTAACTTGTCATGTCAGGGGGATTGCATTTTATTTAT comes from the Alkalihalobacillus sp. FSL W8-0930 genome and includes:
- a CDS encoding cytochrome c oxidase assembly protein, yielding MFNPLIGSFLLFLFFFALVATYIIAVVISNQSYRKWPLRRIIFLLIGGLCGLVSVFGPLAHFAHSWFPAHMITHLLLGMLAPLFFVIAAPITLLLRTLPVTSARVVTRLFRSWFGHLVTHPIFTTLLNVGGLWILYRTDLYQAMHENLIVFLFIHLHVFIAGYLFTSSFLYVDPVYHRLSYLYRSIVLVLSLAAHGILSKSLYVNPPTGVPVEQAQLGSQIMYYGGDIVDLMIIFLLCREWYRSTRPRMSLTTAVTS
- a CDS encoding DUF2243 domain-containing protein encodes the protein MLSGILFGVGMAAFVDEVVFHQLLRWHHFYDLATTDIGLISDGLFHAFSWFATIASLFLLADLKRRQSYIPFMWWGGSLLSSGGFQLYDGLIQHKWMRIHQIRYVENVWIYDLVWNAFAIVMIAVGLFLVLRHKKRASHV
- a CDS encoding YqaE/Pmp3 family membrane protein — protein: MLYLLAIILPPVAVLFVGRPFQAIINLILTLIFWVPGVIHACLLVADKKADQRAKKYGSHR
- a CDS encoding MFS transporter: MNELTNQKNFYLIRTSMYLLLIVLFMLGFFERFAPAAFASDLMNEFKISGGALGSITAVYFITYTVLQIPAGILSDRIGPRIIIGTGAIIAGLGSLIFSVSPTVFLISLGRFLVGLGGATVFVGIMKFNTQWFDKRNYGMISGITLLLGNLGAAISAGPLAILLEYVTWRSTFGTTGLLSILLGTLIFFYIKNKPIEAGFTIDLKESIETKEKRIQEKWYVELYQVTINKHIWPIFLASIGTNATFYAFAGLWGIPLLTDSFALSNNQASLYTTIGLAAYGLASVAIGWWSDKVGLRKPFILASSLLSALGWLCLIVLPWEPGWLGLILYTIIGLTAAQMVVSFAAVKELVPSRVAGMALALVNTGVFLAVSLIQPLFGWVLDISSRDSVTVDLISYTFENYSYGLWLTFIISFVGLIASIFVKETYCGENT
- a CDS encoding beta-glucoside-specific PTS transporter subunit IIABC; this translates as MNYQQIGQDILLHVGGEENIQNLYHCSTRLRFTLKDSSLVDKDKLETVSGVISVVQNDKNLQVIVGSNVGYVFREIQHLASWDFDSSTSEKSEEKGKKRFSIGQFFDLIAGIFQPIVPVIAGAGMLKVVLLLLTMTNILSTEEQTYIILNNIADAGFYFLPILIAYSSAIKFKVNPPLAIVASAVLLHPNMTALFNSGDPLALFSIPLTPANYGGQVVPIILIVWFMSYIGKFAERVSPGPVKIFLTPLIIILITGPIALLALGPIGVFLGNGLTSGILFIQEQVGFVAIVILAVLMPIIVSLGIHKVFIPVMISSIANPGYDMLILVAHLCSNFAQSASSFAVALRSKNKKMKQIALSAGIAASFGITEPAIYGVTMKLKKPLYAAMIGAGIAAVFAGLFELKAYVTVGPGLASLPMFIGEGNNFLIAIITLAISFVATFIFAYIIGFDDPVSDENGKVTDSKPEKNLSQSKEGTLLAPMNADVIALSEVQDEVFSSEMMGKGIALKPKESLLTSPVNGTVAALYESKHAIGIVSDEGIELLIHIGIDTVTMKGEGFEAFVSNGDRVVIGDKLIKFDESLILSKGLDSTTMMIITNTIDYEHIEVISLGEVKNGEPLIKVEKGESE
- a CDS encoding family 1 glycosylhydrolase; its protein translation is MKNLNNKTFPENFYWGGATAANQIEGAWREDGKGVSTLDMYTGGSLNQKRKITLELDSNERYPTHEAIDFYHTYKEDIKLFAELGFKMFRLSINWTRIFPNGDELEPNEEGLAFYDNVFSELKKYNIEPLVTIAHYEFPFHLSKTINGWASRQMIDHYVRYSEVLFNRYKNDVKYWIPFNEMNCLTLSQKAYQAGGIIYDESGELINLTKDNAQLRFQALHHQFVANALVVKKGREINPDFQFGSMITHLTFYPLTCNPADIILATREMQMKVYYCADVLHRGTYPSYAAHYFKEEGIEIKTEKEDEMLLKENTVDYCSFSYYMSVCVSADPNQEQTGGNLLGGVKNPYLVESEWKWQIDPIGLRYTLHTLNDRYQVPLMIVENGLGASDEVDELGEINDDYRIDYFRSHIKEMHQAIEEGVPLIAYTSWACIDSVSLGTGEMKKRYGFIYVDKQDDGTGSMKRMKKKSFDWYKNVIATNGAQL
- a CDS encoding PRD domain-containing protein — protein: MKVIKVLNTNLVFAENEKKEDVILMGKGIGFNNKAGNIIPAEQIEKLYVLEDQAILKDLVKLMEETPPEYLLLTRSIVKMAEETLGKKLFESIFITLTDHLHLAVIRNESGVLIQNRLLWEIRKFYPQEFQVGLKSLEKIKEKINVELPEAEAGNIAFHLVNAQNYEGKIEDVVFMTNLVKDVLKIINHHYSIELDTDSLNYSRFVTHLQFLAQRLIDKRPLESEDHFLYDNIKNTFESEYQCTMILRSYIEKVSKVKMTKEEEIYLTIHISRLLH